The following are from one region of the Methanoculleus caldifontis genome:
- a CDS encoding stage II sporulation protein M, which yields MSEDSPLRAAVFAAAVFAVSVGIGVAVVAGNPSIGAEMMTLFSEEVVAGLLSDSAAVLAGKLFLNNLGVCLILFLGGASFGVVTGLVLAVNGLLIGMVTEVVRQEHGLLYIAAALAPHGIFEIPAFLVAGGLGLLLGKELLAEWYGRGDAAGRAVPLAGLFLRTVVPLLVLAAVVEAFITPAVLSMIA from the coding sequence ATGTCTGAGGACTCACCCCTCCGGGCCGCGGTCTTTGCGGCTGCGGTCTTTGCCGTCTCGGTCGGGATCGGCGTCGCCGTCGTGGCCGGTAATCCCTCGATCGGTGCGGAGATGATGACTCTCTTCAGCGAGGAGGTCGTGGCCGGCCTCCTCTCCGACTCCGCGGCGGTCCTTGCGGGGAAACTCTTCCTGAATAACCTCGGCGTCTGTCTCATCCTCTTCCTCGGGGGAGCGTCGTTCGGCGTGGTCACGGGGCTCGTCCTCGCGGTCAACGGGCTCCTGATCGGCATGGTGACGGAGGTCGTCCGGCAGGAGCACGGTCTCCTCTACATCGCTGCGGCGCTCGCACCGCACGGGATCTTCGAGATCCCCGCCTTCCTCGTCGCAGGGGGTCTCGGCCTCCTCCTCGGGAAGGAACTCCTCGCCGAGTGGTACGGGAGGGGCGACGCCGCCGGTCGGGCGGTGCCTCTCGCCGGCCTCTTTCTCCGGACGGTCGTCCCTCTCCTCGTGCTTGCGGCGGTCGTGGAGGCATTTATTACGCCGGCAGTCCTAAGTATGATAGCTTAG
- a CDS encoding DUF63 family protein yields MIREFLYKYYIDPIRYGEAYTLVDTLTYALILIVAVYLVYRGLQRYRIAVDGELVLATLPFVVLGGLLRVVEDTGMITSDLRFLLITPLIFFTIFAIAAIALFTGKLAENAGLVARYSRVYGGAGIVACLLSGAALVWFGLTESTIALDVLAIILVLATVTSVAFWAFLVYVLKWDYASNILYKLLIFGHLLDASATSYGIDIHPIQYVEQHVVGGALIEATGTAFSMFLLKIAVLLPAIYVLELYRREGNSGLWHLILLAMIVVGMAPGIRGLMRMVLHV; encoded by the coding sequence ATGATTAGGGAGTTCCTCTACAAATACTACATCGATCCCATCCGTTACGGTGAGGCGTATACGCTTGTCGATACGCTGACCTATGCCCTGATCCTCATCGTTGCGGTCTATCTCGTCTACCGGGGGCTCCAGCGGTACAGGATCGCCGTCGACGGCGAGCTTGTCCTCGCGACCCTCCCCTTCGTCGTTCTCGGCGGCCTCCTCAGAGTCGTCGAGGATACCGGGATGATCACCTCCGATCTCCGGTTTCTCCTGATCACGCCCCTGATCTTCTTCACGATCTTCGCGATTGCGGCGATCGCCCTCTTCACCGGGAAACTCGCGGAGAACGCGGGGCTGGTCGCCCGCTACAGCCGGGTCTACGGGGGAGCGGGCATCGTCGCCTGCCTCCTCTCCGGAGCGGCACTCGTCTGGTTCGGCCTCACCGAGTCGACGATCGCGCTCGACGTCCTCGCCATCATCCTCGTCCTCGCCACGGTCACGTCGGTTGCCTTCTGGGCGTTCCTGGTCTACGTGCTGAAGTGGGATTACGCCTCGAACATCCTCTACAAACTCCTCATCTTCGGGCACCTGCTCGACGCGAGCGCGACCAGTTACGGTATCGACATCCACCCCATTCAGTATGTGGAGCAGCACGTCGTGGGCGGCGCCCTGATCGAGGCGACCGGGACCGCGTTCTCGATGTTCCTCCTCAAGATCGCAGTCCTCCTCCCTGCAATCTACGTCCTCGAGCTGTACCGGCGGGAGGGGAATTCGGGGCTCTGGCACCTCATCCTCCTCGCCATGATCGTCGTCGGCATGGCGCCCGGGATCCGGGGCCTGATGCGGATGGTGCTCCATGTCTGA
- a CDS encoding NAD(P)-dependent glycerol-1-phosphate dehydrogenase, with protein sequence MSADGINLLRAKVFDKSKWMQLPRDVVIGHGVIEQIPAVCEDLSLGDSALVITGDKTRDIAGKRVEALLAASYDVTTFAAGGGDPFETIKKAEAAAAEAAFVIGVGGGRVIDMAKIASYNTDRHFISVPTAASHDGIASSRASVPTADGNVSLAAEPPVAVIADTAVIASAPHRLLAAGCADIMANYTAILDWELSHRLRGEPLSEYALTLSRMTAEILFKNADLIKPHSEESAWIVTKALVSSGVAMSIAGSSRPGSGGEHKFSHALDRLAPEKGLHGEKCGIGAIITMYLHGGDWRGIRDSLKKVGAPTTPAGIGVDDETAVEALLAARTIRPERFTILDMGLTRESARDLVKMLYRE encoded by the coding sequence ATGAGCGCAGACGGCATAAACCTACTCAGAGCCAAGGTCTTCGACAAATCGAAGTGGATGCAGCTCCCCCGCGACGTCGTCATCGGTCACGGCGTCATCGAGCAGATCCCTGCGGTCTGTGAGGACCTCTCCCTTGGTGACTCTGCGCTCGTCATCACCGGCGATAAAACACGGGACATCGCGGGGAAGAGGGTCGAGGCCCTCCTTGCCGCCTCCTACGACGTCACGACGTTTGCCGCCGGAGGCGGCGACCCCTTCGAGACGATCAAGAAGGCCGAGGCCGCAGCGGCAGAGGCCGCGTTCGTCATCGGCGTCGGCGGAGGCCGGGTCATCGATATGGCGAAGATCGCCTCCTACAACACCGACCGCCACTTCATCAGCGTCCCGACCGCCGCATCCCACGACGGCATCGCCTCGTCGAGGGCCTCGGTCCCGACCGCCGACGGGAACGTTTCGCTCGCGGCGGAACCGCCGGTCGCCGTCATCGCCGATACCGCCGTCATCGCATCGGCACCCCACCGGCTGCTCGCGGCCGGGTGTGCGGATATCATGGCAAACTATACGGCGATCCTCGACTGGGAACTCTCCCACCGCCTCAGGGGGGAGCCGCTCTCGGAGTACGCGCTGACGCTCTCGCGGATGACCGCCGAGATCCTCTTTAAGAACGCCGACCTCATCAAACCACACTCCGAGGAGAGCGCCTGGATCGTGACGAAAGCGCTGGTCTCCTCAGGCGTCGCGATGAGCATCGCGGGGTCGTCGCGGCCCGGGAGCGGCGGCGAACACAAGTTCTCCCACGCACTGGACCGGCTCGCCCCGGAGAAGGGCCTGCACGGGGAGAAGTGCGGTATCGGGGCGATCATCACGATGTATCTCCACGGCGGGGACTGGAGAGGGATCCGGGATTCGTTGAAGAAGGTCGGTGCGCCGACCACCCCTGCCGGGATCGGCGTCGACGACGAGACGGCCGTGGAGGCGCTGCTCGCCGCCCGGACGATCCGACCGGAACGGTTTACGATCCTCGACATGGGGTTGACGAGGGAGTCCGCACGGGACCTCGTGAAGATGCTCTACCGGGAGTGA
- a CDS encoding UPF0179 family protein, protein MAKEKTKVTLIGSTLAKVGLEFIYEGSACTECEGCRVRKTCHNLQPGRKYQVVAIRTNTRHDCPVHHGAAVAVDVAEAAIVALIGADMAIANSRISYEFSCPRTGCRSYRLCRPDGIIEGAKYVIGEVLGNAPDVCERGRPLKLVELRPV, encoded by the coding sequence ATGGCAAAAGAGAAGACAAAGGTGACGCTGATCGGGTCGACGCTCGCAAAGGTCGGGCTCGAGTTCATCTACGAGGGAAGCGCCTGCACGGAGTGCGAGGGCTGCAGGGTGCGTAAGACCTGCCACAACCTGCAACCGGGCAGGAAATACCAGGTCGTCGCGATCCGGACCAACACCCGGCACGACTGCCCGGTCCACCACGGGGCGGCGGTCGCGGTCGACGTTGCGGAGGCGGCGATCGTAGCGCTGATCGGCGCCGATATGGCGATCGCGAACTCGAGGATCAGTTACGAGTTCTCGTGCCCCCGGACGGGCTGCCGGAGTTACCGGCTCTGCCGCCCCGACGGCATCATCGAGGGGGCGAAGTACGTCATCGGCGAGGTCCTCGGCAACGCTCCCGACGTCTGCGAACGGGGCCGGCCGCTGAAACTGGTGGAACTGCGGCCGGTCTGA
- a CDS encoding ADP-ribosylglycohydrolase family protein has protein sequence MQKVRAVGAFIGLAIGDAMGAPLEGLPPRPVAVTEMSGGGVHNTAPGRYTDDTLQASALAETLVRCGGFDPDDFSRRLVRAYHTAPQFFGPTSRAVLDLIEGGVAPAAAAQMVHEAKGASRSNGSVMRGIPIGIFYPPEEVREASLAASRVTHFDPVAGEASAFVNRMVGGLCRGEEAETAFGRALAACRDPELRGLLDDYRAHPLVPSLDAVLATHCAVRVFMEATSFRDAVVTAVNLGGDADTVGAIAGALAGARFGCGAIPESWLAALQGREELIDLAGRLWAASRP, from the coding sequence ATGCAGAAGGTGCGGGCGGTCGGAGCGTTTATCGGGCTCGCTATCGGGGACGCCATGGGCGCGCCCCTGGAAGGTCTTCCTCCGAGGCCGGTTGCCGTAACGGAGATGTCCGGAGGCGGCGTTCACAACACCGCGCCGGGGCGGTATACGGACGACACCCTCCAGGCGTCGGCTCTCGCGGAGACCCTGGTGCGGTGCGGGGGGTTCGATCCGGACGATTTTTCCCGCCGGCTGGTCCGCGCATATCACACCGCCCCGCAGTTCTTCGGGCCGACGTCGCGGGCGGTCCTCGACCTGATCGAGGGGGGTGTCGCGCCTGCGGCCGCTGCGCAGATGGTGCACGAGGCGAAGGGTGCGAGCCGGAGCAACGGGAGCGTGATGCGCGGGATCCCTATCGGGATCTTCTACCCGCCCGAGGAGGTGCGCGAGGCGAGCCTCGCCGCATCCCGCGTCACCCACTTCGACCCCGTCGCCGGCGAGGCCTCGGCGTTCGTCAACCGGATGGTCGGCGGGCTCTGCCGTGGGGAGGAGGCAGAAACGGCGTTCGGCCGGGCACTCGCCGCATGCCGCGACCCCGAACTCCGGGGACTGCTCGACGACTATCGGGCGCACCCCCTCGTGCCTTCGCTCGACGCCGTCCTCGCCACTCACTGCGCCGTCAGGGTCTTTATGGAGGCCACGTCGTTTCGTGATGCGGTGGTCACGGCCGTCAACCTCGGCGGCGACGCCGATACCGTCGGGGCGATCGCCGGCGCCCTTGCCGGGGCGCGTTTCGGGTGCGGGGCGATTCCGGAGTCGTGGCTCGCGGCGCTCCAGGGCCGGGAGGAACTCATCGACCTTGCCGGCAGGCTCTGGGCGGCAAGCAGGCCGTAA
- a CDS encoding UPF0058 family protein, with protein sequence MQKEELLHLHMLLVHIRKYYESTTGEDVTTDQYNTLRISPVHIHKNKVTHKKAILTLGNEIVQHIRTNHNPYIEYHADFSSEQIATEH encoded by the coding sequence GTGCAAAAGGAAGAGTTGCTCCATCTACACATGCTATTAGTCCACATTAGAAAGTACTACGAAAGCACCACAGGCGAGGACGTCACGACCGACCAGTACAATACTCTCCGCATCTCACCCGTCCACATCCATAAGAATAAGGTGACGCACAAAAAAGCCATCCTGACCCTCGGAAACGAGATCGTCCAGCACATCCGCACGAACCACAACCCATACATCGAATACCACGCCGATTTTTCGTCCGAACAGATTGCAACCGAACATTAA